The Rhodocytophaga rosea genome has a segment encoding these proteins:
- a CDS encoding T9SS type A sorting domain-containing protein — protein MTTTSTSLDNPPVLDSRHTSSPCFTNPFSIVRQWVLVAFMLCLFAVSVFAQASPDREWDYRFGGTLREASPISIKTADGGYLLAGTSDSGSGGDKTDGSRGGSDYWVVKISGNGTKQWDKRFGGSNNEYLSVVIAASDGGYLLGGISSSGSGGDKSSANIGSEDFWIVKIDANGAKLWDRTYGSSRSDLLTSIIPTSDLGYVLGGTADRGTGRQYDYSIIKITSSGQQQWTTSFGGSDSDELKALVPASDGGYLLAGFSRSDMSSDKSQNNRGNGDYWVVKINSSGTKQWDRSFGGDQLDFLTSVVRTGDGGYLLAGYSSSGMSGDKSTSNLGANDFWLVKINSSGSKQWDKRYGGNLPDVLMKIIQTTDGGYLLAGYSSSGIGGDKTEASRGGFDYWMVKINESGAKQWDKGFGGSGSDVASSVTQATDGGYLLAGYSDSPVSGEKTQSSRGNFDYWLMKTYPPDASIVWNKRFGGDRDDALREALQTTDGGYLLAGQSESGLSGDRTQDSRGNADYWVVKINSSGIKQWDKRFGGSGYEYLESAIQTTDGGYLLAGYSYSGLEVSSDKSEASRGDSDYWVVKINSSGTKQWDKRFGGSGREVLNSAIQTTDGGYLLAGSSSSGVSGDKTQDSRGGSDYWLVKISSSGAKQWDKRFGGSGLETAYAVLQSADGGYLLAGSSSSGISGDKTQDSRGGNDFWVVKINSSGTKQWDKRFGGSGSEQLFSALATGNGEYLLAGSSASGIGGDKSQASQGGQDYWVVRISNNGTKQWDKRFGGSGDDQATSVAILRNGDYALGGISNSGVSGNRTRPSRGGKDYWMVRFTIHLPGNFMSVSDKRFGGSADDYLRTVVPTNDGGYLLAGLSLSGIGGDKSETNRGIADYWVLKSVAEPGPVVMENTARIQENADLISQEDPSLSLQASPNPFTEGVTLRFRLQESQSVSLQLYDLQGGVVATLYEGEAVAEEEYVFQLVAAQLPTGLYVARLKTNKGVSQVKLLLQR, from the coding sequence ATGACAACCACCTCTACCTCCCTTGACAATCCACCCGTGCTGGATTCCCGGCATACTTCTAGCCCATGTTTCACGAATCCCTTCTCTATTGTCCGGCAATGGGTGCTGGTTGCCTTCATGCTGTGCCTATTCGCCGTCTCGGTATTCGCGCAGGCATCACCTGACCGGGAATGGGACTATCGTTTTGGGGGTACCCTCAGAGAAGCATCGCCTATTTCAATAAAAACGGCTGATGGCGGTTATCTTCTGGCTGGTACTTCTGATTCAGGCAGTGGAGGGGACAAGACCGATGGCAGCCGGGGTGGCAGCGATTACTGGGTAGTGAAAATATCCGGCAACGGTACCAAGCAGTGGGACAAACGTTTTGGAGGGAGCAATAATGAATATCTCTCAGTTGTCATTGCTGCCAGTGATGGGGGTTACCTCCTCGGCGGTATTTCCAGTTCCGGTAGTGGTGGGGATAAGTCCAGTGCCAACATCGGTTCTGAAGACTTCTGGATTGTGAAGATTGATGCGAATGGTGCCAAACTATGGGACCGAACCTATGGCAGCAGCCGATCAGATTTGCTTACTTCCATCATCCCGACCAGTGACCTGGGCTACGTGCTTGGGGGCACTGCAGACAGGGGTACTGGTCGGCAATATGATTACTCCATCATCAAAATTACATCCAGCGGGCAGCAGCAGTGGACAACCTCTTTTGGAGGCAGCGACAGTGATGAACTTAAAGCCTTGGTGCCGGCCAGCGATGGCGGGTATCTGCTGGCTGGATTCTCCAGGTCTGATATGAGCAGCGATAAGAGTCAAAATAACCGGGGTAATGGGGATTATTGGGTAGTGAAAATCAATAGCAGCGGCACTAAGCAGTGGGACCGAAGTTTTGGAGGAGATCAGCTTGATTTTCTTACTTCGGTAGTCCGGACGGGGGATGGCGGCTATCTGCTGGCTGGTTATTCCTCCTCTGGAATGAGTGGAGATAAAAGTACATCCAATCTGGGTGCCAACGACTTCTGGCTGGTAAAAATAAACAGTTCAGGCAGCAAACAGTGGGATAAACGCTATGGCGGCAATCTCCCGGATGTGCTTATGAAGATAATCCAAACAACAGATGGCGGCTATCTGCTGGCTGGTTATTCCTCCTCCGGAATCGGTGGTGACAAAACAGAAGCCAGCCGGGGTGGATTCGATTACTGGATGGTGAAGATCAACGAGAGTGGCGCCAAACAGTGGGATAAAGGTTTTGGTGGAAGCGGATCAGACGTTGCCAGCTCGGTAACACAGGCCACGGATGGAGGCTATCTGCTGGCGGGTTATTCCGATTCCCCGGTAAGCGGCGAAAAGACACAAAGCAGCCGGGGCAACTTTGACTATTGGTTAATGAAAACCTATCCGCCGGATGCCAGCATCGTGTGGAACAAACGTTTTGGTGGTGATAGGGACGATGCATTGAGAGAGGCCCTTCAAACCACCGACGGAGGCTACCTGCTGGCTGGTCAATCCGAATCAGGTCTCAGCGGTGACCGCACGCAAGACAGCCGGGGCAATGCGGATTACTGGGTGGTAAAGATCAACAGCAGCGGTATTAAGCAATGGGACAAACGTTTTGGAGGCAGCGGATATGAATACCTGGAATCAGCTATCCAGACCACAGACGGGGGCTACCTGCTGGCTGGTTATTCTTACTCCGGTTTAGAGGTTAGCAGTGATAAGAGCGAAGCCAGCCGGGGCGACAGTGATTACTGGGTAGTGAAAATAAACAGCAGTGGCACCAAGCAATGGGATAAACGCTTTGGGGGCAGTGGCAGAGAGGTCCTTAACTCTGCTATTCAAACCACGGACGGGGGATATTTGCTGGCCGGTTCATCCAGTTCCGGGGTCAGTGGCGATAAGACGCAGGACAGTCGGGGAGGAAGTGACTATTGGTTGGTGAAAATCAGTAGCAGTGGAGCAAAGCAGTGGGACAAACGTTTTGGGGGCAGTGGCTTAGAAACTGCTTACGCCGTCCTTCAAAGTGCAGATGGCGGCTACTTGCTGGCCGGTTCATCCAGTTCCGGGATCAGTGGCGATAAGACGCAAGACAGCCGGGGAGGAAATGATTTCTGGGTAGTGAAAATCAATAGCAGTGGCACCAAGCAGTGGGACAAACGTTTTGGGGGCAGTGGTTCAGAACAGTTGTTCAGTGCACTTGCAACAGGTAATGGTGAATACCTATTGGCCGGTAGTTCTGCTTCCGGCATCGGTGGCGACAAGAGCCAGGCTAGTCAGGGCGGACAGGATTACTGGGTAGTGAGAATCAGCAACAATGGCACTAAGCAATGGGACAAACGTTTCGGGGGAAGTGGCGATGATCAGGCTACCTCAGTAGCTATTCTTAGAAATGGGGACTATGCGTTGGGCGGTATTTCAAACTCCGGGGTGAGCGGCAACCGGACTCGTCCCAGCCGGGGCGGGAAGGATTATTGGATGGTCAGATTCACGATACATCTGCCGGGAAATTTTATGAGCGTGAGCGACAAGCGATTTGGGGGTAGTGCAGATGATTACTTAAGAACAGTAGTACCTACCAATGATGGGGGTTACCTACTGGCTGGCTTATCTTTATCTGGAATTGGGGGAGATAAAAGCGAAACAAACCGGGGTATTGCCGATTACTGGGTGCTCAAGTCGGTGGCCGAACCCGGCCCAGTGGTAATGGAAAATACGGCCCGCATCCAGGAAAATGCCGACCTTATCTCCCAGGAAGATCCCTCGCTTTCCCTGCAAGCATCTCCCAATCCCTTTACCGAAGGTGTCACCCTGCGTTTTCGCCTTCAAGAAAGTCAGTCGGTTAGCTTGCAACTATATGACCTGCAGGGAGGAGTGGTTGCCACCCTCTACGAAGGCGAAGCCGTGGCAGAGGAGGAGTACGTTTTTCAACTGGTGGCCGCTCAATTGCCGACGGGTTTGTACGTAGCTCGACTAAAGACGAATAAGGGGGTAAGTCAGGTTAAGCTTTTGCTACAGCGATGA